In Gimesia benthica, a single window of DNA contains:
- a CDS encoding phosphatidylinositol-specific phospholipase C/glycerophosphodiester phosphodiesterase family protein, giving the protein MGFSRLFIVVLLVISCSFTSLKAEEKAQAPLFQAHAHNDYEHARPLHDALEHGFWSVEADIYLVDGELLVAHDRPDVTPERTLRKLYLDPLQAYFQKHTFSSQEKTPPFTLLVDIKTDGAAVYPVLRQQLEDYAQLLCRVEDGRSIPGAVQIVISGDRPKKLIAAANPRYMGIDGRLSDLDSKQPAELMPLISDRWTSHFKYRGKGTMSEAERTKLRSIVKQSHAAGRRVRFWATPESEAVWRELVAADVDHINTDQLGRLSVFLKRQAD; this is encoded by the coding sequence ATGGGTTTCAGCCGCTTGTTTATCGTTGTGTTGCTGGTCATCAGTTGTAGCTTCACATCATTGAAGGCAGAGGAGAAAGCACAGGCGCCTCTGTTTCAGGCGCATGCTCATAATGATTATGAACATGCCCGACCATTGCACGATGCGCTGGAGCATGGGTTCTGGTCTGTGGAAGCGGACATTTACCTGGTGGATGGTGAGCTGCTGGTGGCCCACGATCGGCCTGATGTAACGCCGGAACGGACGCTGCGGAAACTTTACCTGGATCCGTTGCAGGCGTATTTTCAAAAACACACTTTTTCCAGTCAGGAGAAAACGCCCCCCTTCACTCTGCTGGTGGATATCAAAACGGATGGGGCGGCGGTTTATCCGGTATTACGTCAGCAACTGGAAGACTATGCCCAGCTGCTTTGCAGGGTTGAAGACGGGAGATCGATTCCGGGGGCGGTGCAGATTGTAATTTCAGGAGACCGGCCGAAGAAACTGATCGCCGCCGCCAACCCGCGGTATATGGGGATTGACGGGCGGTTGAGTGATCTGGACTCGAAGCAGCCGGCAGAACTGATGCCATTGATCAGCGACCGCTGGACGTCCCATTTCAAATATCGGGGAAAAGGCACGATGTCTGAGGCGGAACGCACCAAACTGCGTTCAATTGTGAAGCAGTCGCATGCCGCGGGGCGGCGGGTGCGGTTCTGGGCAACGCCGGAGTCAGAAGCCGTCTGGCGGGAACTGGTGGCCGCGGACGTGGATCATATTAATACCGATCAACTGGGACGGCTGAGTGTATTTCTCAAGAGGCAGGCTGATTAG
- a CDS encoding S1 RNA-binding domain-containing protein, whose product MLVSGDIVTVEVQAVRVFGMFCMYDRQEIQVLIPEISWIASFNSCEQFASVGDLLQVEIIHVDAAGGRIAGTIKGMYADPWESNQFEVGTVFSSKVIRRVDQADRCDGRPGYLVELMPGAYAMLCSQNISLTPGERCSVIVNAVNRRQHAVRISLLSAEP is encoded by the coding sequence ATGCTGGTTTCAGGGGATATCGTGACTGTTGAGGTCCAGGCTGTGCGCGTATTCGGTATGTTTTGTATGTATGACAGGCAGGAGATCCAGGTGCTCATCCCGGAAATCTCCTGGATCGCTTCTTTTAATTCGTGTGAGCAGTTTGCATCTGTGGGAGACCTGTTACAGGTTGAGATCATTCATGTTGATGCGGCAGGCGGTCGGATTGCTGGTACGATTAAAGGAATGTATGCGGACCCCTGGGAGTCCAATCAGTTCGAAGTGGGAACAGTCTTTTCGTCAAAAGTGATCCGTCGTGTCGATCAGGCAGATCGATGCGATGGGCGGCCTGGCTATCTGGTTGAACTGATGCCAGGGGCATATGCGATGTTATGCTCGCAAAATATTTCACTCACACCAGGTGAGCGTTGTTCCGTCATCGTGAACGCAGTCAATCGGCGGCAACATGCAGTGCGTATCTCTCTACTGTCTGCTGAACCATAA
- a CDS encoding prenyltransferase/squalene oxidase repeat-containing protein, with product MFLFSSLILALTGAVADAQPTTAEVRSTVERSIPYIEKQGLWWIEEKKCASCHRVGTMLWSLQNAKQHGFTVSDRLQEWTDWANDKALSKNDKGQIAGTTNKEGVVQQLFAFTPANSDPETRKKLIGLLRVDQKPDGSWKAGGQLPFQKRAKPETDAVSTMWLTLGLLTAADNPQNQKTIQQAQTFIDKSTPGKSTEWYVMKLLLATSQNQNQQRDQMIQQLQSLQHEDGGWGWLTSDPSDALGTGMALFALRKAGVNLQAEPVRRAERFLISTQKKDGSWPVKGTKAKKKDRIEETAVYWGTTWAVLGLLECLPQ from the coding sequence ATGTTCCTCTTCAGCTCACTCATCCTCGCTCTGACCGGTGCAGTCGCAGACGCCCAGCCCACCACCGCCGAAGTTCGGTCCACCGTAGAGCGCAGCATCCCTTACATTGAAAAGCAGGGGCTGTGGTGGATTGAGGAAAAGAAATGTGCTTCCTGCCACCGCGTGGGAACCATGCTCTGGAGTCTGCAGAATGCGAAGCAGCATGGCTTCACCGTCAGCGACCGTCTGCAGGAATGGACCGACTGGGCCAATGACAAGGCACTGTCCAAAAATGACAAAGGCCAGATTGCAGGAACGACTAATAAAGAAGGCGTGGTCCAGCAATTGTTCGCGTTTACTCCGGCCAACTCAGATCCGGAAACCCGCAAAAAACTGATCGGTCTGCTCCGCGTCGATCAGAAGCCCGACGGTTCCTGGAAAGCAGGCGGGCAACTTCCCTTTCAGAAGCGAGCCAAACCGGAAACCGACGCCGTCAGTACCATGTGGCTCACGCTCGGTTTGCTGACCGCCGCCGATAATCCCCAAAATCAAAAGACCATCCAGCAGGCCCAGACTTTTATCGACAAGAGCACTCCGGGCAAAAGTACCGAGTGGTACGTCATGAAACTCCTGCTCGCGACCAGCCAGAATCAAAACCAGCAGCGCGACCAGATGATCCAGCAGTTGCAGAGCCTGCAACACGAAGATGGTGGCTGGGGCTGGCTCACCAGTGATCCCAGCGATGCCCTCGGCACCGGCATGGCGTTGTTCGCCCTCCGTAAAGCAGGCGTTAATTTACAGGCCGAACCAGTCCGCCGGGCGGAACGGTTTCTGATCTCGACTCAGAAAAAAGATGGCTCCTGGCCGGTCAAGGGCACCAAAGCCAAGAAGAAAGATCGCATCGAAGAGACTGCCGTCTACTGGGGGACCACCTGGGCG